From Methanocella paludicola SANAE, a single genomic window includes:
- a CDS encoding prenyltransferase/squalene oxidase repeat-containing protein: MMTAHVLPLMSYIDARSLADYLLKRRNPDGGFCHYSLDESNLNDTAYAILILDMLGRLPQDDRTVEYVRSFQRADGSYNSPYSAWCALKALKIMDSEPKYGLEEYVRQLLRKHTIPEEVYIERLSIFESSFYLAGILELIGRPGLCDDIAAAVLEYRMPDGSFGRSDPGIISTYHALSILRSAGKPMGEFGDSADFIAARAVGSGGFTKKPLAGLAFMDETYYALMTLEMLGKRPDHVRETIGFVVDCQNENGGFRRARASGISGFDTSYYAVQSLRTLIKS, encoded by the coding sequence ATGATGACGGCTCACGTGTTACCGCTCATGAGTTATATTGATGCGCGATCGCTGGCCGATTACCTCCTTAAGCGGCGAAACCCGGATGGCGGATTTTGCCATTATAGCCTGGACGAGTCGAACCTGAACGATACGGCGTATGCGATCCTCATCCTGGACATGCTCGGCCGGCTTCCGCAGGACGACAGGACCGTCGAGTATGTTCGCTCCTTCCAGCGTGCCGACGGCAGCTATAACAGCCCCTATTCGGCATGGTGCGCGCTAAAGGCCCTTAAGATCATGGACTCGGAGCCGAAGTACGGCCTCGAGGAGTATGTCCGGCAGCTCCTGCGAAAGCACACCATACCTGAGGAAGTATACATCGAAAGGCTGAGCATATTCGAATCGTCGTTCTACCTGGCGGGCATTCTGGAGCTGATAGGGCGCCCCGGGCTGTGCGACGATATCGCCGCAGCCGTTCTCGAGTATCGCATGCCGGATGGCAGCTTCGGCCGGAGCGATCCGGGCATTATATCCACGTACCATGCGCTCTCCATACTTCGGTCCGCCGGAAAGCCGATGGGCGAGTTTGGGGATTCGGCGGACTTCATCGCCGCCCGTGCCGTGGGCAGCGGCGGATTCACGAAAAAGCCCCTGGCCGGCCTCGCCTTCATGGATGAGACGTACTATGCCCTTATGACGCTCGAAATGCTCGGCAAAAGGCCGGATCATGTCAGGGAGACGATCGGCTTCGTTGTCGATTGCCAGAACGAGAACGGCGGCTTTCGCAGGGCGAGGGCATCGGGCATCTCCGGCTTCGATACCTCGTACTATGCGGTCCAGTCGTTGCGGACACTGATAAAATCTTAG
- the eno gene encoding phosphopyruvate hydratase — translation MPVPIEKIHAREILDSRGNPTVEVEVHTPYNVGVACVPSGASTGTHEALELRDKDKRFGGKGVLKAVKNVNNVIAPKVVGMDAAAQRNLDMFMLELDSTENKSKLGANAILGVSMAAARAAAGALELPLYQYLGGVNAYKLPVPMMNVINGGKHAGSGLAIQEFLLLPVGADTYHEALRMNVETYHTLAKILKDKYGKSATNVGDEGGYAPSIGTTREALDAMMEAIDKAGYKGKIKLGIDSAASEFFKGGKYNIDGKSLSRDQMVKYYAGIVKDYPIIVLEDPFAEEDWDGFVAITKEVGKKVTVIGDDIYVTNVKRLQKGIDMGAANSLLLKLNQIGTVSEAFDAATLAFRNKYKVAVSHRSGETCDSIIADVAVALSAEIIKTGAPARSERTSKYNQLLRIEENLGKAAVYTKL, via the coding sequence TTGCCAGTACCAATTGAAAAGATCCATGCGAGAGAGATCCTCGATTCGAGGGGCAACCCGACGGTCGAGGTCGAAGTGCATACCCCATATAATGTCGGCGTAGCATGCGTGCCATCGGGCGCGTCCACCGGTACCCACGAGGCGTTAGAGCTCAGAGACAAGGATAAACGCTTTGGCGGCAAGGGCGTGCTGAAGGCCGTGAAGAACGTGAACAACGTGATCGCCCCCAAGGTCGTGGGAATGGACGCCGCCGCCCAGCGTAACCTGGACATGTTCATGCTGGAGCTGGACAGCACCGAGAACAAGTCGAAACTCGGCGCCAACGCCATCCTGGGCGTCTCTATGGCCGCGGCCCGGGCGGCCGCCGGCGCCCTGGAGCTGCCCTTATACCAGTACCTGGGAGGCGTTAACGCGTATAAGCTGCCCGTCCCCATGATGAACGTCATCAACGGGGGCAAGCACGCGGGCAGCGGCCTGGCGATCCAGGAGTTCCTGTTATTGCCTGTCGGCGCCGACACGTACCACGAGGCGCTGCGCATGAACGTGGAAACATACCATACGCTCGCTAAAATCCTTAAAGACAAGTACGGCAAGTCTGCGACCAACGTGGGCGACGAGGGAGGCTATGCGCCCTCCATCGGCACGACCCGCGAGGCGCTGGACGCCATGATGGAGGCCATCGATAAGGCAGGGTACAAGGGCAAAATAAAGCTCGGGATAGACTCCGCAGCGAGCGAGTTCTTCAAGGGCGGCAAATACAACATCGACGGCAAAAGCCTGTCGCGTGACCAGATGGTCAAGTATTATGCGGGCATCGTGAAGGATTATCCGATCATCGTGCTCGAGGACCCGTTCGCCGAGGAGGACTGGGACGGGTTCGTCGCCATCACGAAAGAGGTCGGTAAAAAGGTGACCGTCATCGGCGACGATATTTATGTGACGAACGTGAAGCGGCTGCAGAAGGGCATCGACATGGGCGCCGCTAACTCGCTATTGTTAAAGCTGAACCAGATCGGTACCGTCTCGGAAGCTTTCGATGCTGCGACCCTCGCGTTCCGTAATAAGTATAAGGTCGCCGTGAGCCACCGGTCCGGGGAGACCTGCGACTCCATCATTGCGGACGTGGCCGTGGCTCTCAGCGCGGAGATCATTAAGACTGGCGCGCCGGCCAGGAGCGAGCGTACCTCGAAGTACAACCAGCTCTTGAGAATTGAGGAGAATCTCGGTAAGGCTGCAGTGTACACTAAGCTATAG
- a CDS encoding plasma-membrane proton-efflux P-type ATPase, producing MQKQDISLEANVDVEDLSEAEARARLDKNGYNEILEEPSGPFRGILKRLWGPIPWTLEAALILEVALGKIVEASVIAVLLLFSAIVGETQELRAHTAVDFLRHRLQVSARVRRDGRWRFLPARELVSGDLVHIKLGDIVPADCIIRNGAVEVDQSVLTGESVSVSRSNDETIYSGSTVLRGEAIATVTATGSGTSYGRTAELVRTAESPGHLQKLMFTVVRYLATVDLVLAVVLVGVALWNNSDLLPLLPFLVVLVIATVPVSMPASFTVANALEARTLAKEGVLITGLTAIQEAATMEVLCVDKTGTLTQNRPEIAAIIPFPGELEEEVLAYAAACCDEATQNPLDIAILHELEHRSIQPLSRHRIVPFDPATKRSESYVNRDGQTFQVMLGSPPIVEQFADPRPEFKDQVEELAASGARVLAVAAGPEGHLSLRGLVALADLPREDAAALVKAIQGLGIRVLMVTGDTSATARAVSHKVNLGDRIGDLNVALNNPLEYDGFANVYPEDKFRIVQALQKLHLTTGMTGDGINDAPALKQAEVGIAVSSASDVAKASAKVVMTSPGLQDIVKIIYGGRYVYRRMLTWTITKIARTVELAVLLTLGYIATGFFVTPLSLIIIIIVLNDIVTITLGTDRAWASPVPERWDVRDIAKIAGILAAGWLVLAFFILWIGLNVLKLPVPQIQTLMFVYLIFSAQTTIYITRVRDHLWSFLPSRYVIATTVGNVVVASALAILGILMAAVPVIYLIGVLGAVLAATFLLDEVKIWFYQSTGILGKVK from the coding sequence ATGCAGAAGCAAGATATTTCCCTGGAAGCAAATGTTGACGTGGAAGACCTCTCTGAAGCGGAAGCCCGGGCGCGTCTGGATAAAAATGGTTACAATGAAATACTCGAAGAGCCTTCCGGCCCTTTTCGAGGCATCCTCAAGCGCCTTTGGGGGCCCATCCCATGGACGCTCGAAGCGGCGCTGATACTGGAGGTCGCTCTAGGCAAAATAGTCGAAGCATCGGTCATAGCAGTCTTATTGCTCTTCAGCGCCATAGTGGGTGAAACCCAGGAACTTCGAGCCCATACCGCTGTGGACTTCCTCCGCCACCGTCTGCAGGTAAGCGCGCGGGTGCGCCGGGATGGGCGCTGGCGATTTCTTCCCGCCCGAGAGCTTGTTTCAGGCGATCTGGTCCACATTAAATTAGGCGACATCGTGCCTGCGGACTGCATAATCCGCAATGGGGCGGTGGAAGTCGACCAGTCTGTGCTCACAGGAGAGTCAGTCAGTGTATCACGTTCAAATGATGAGACGATCTATTCGGGATCAACTGTCCTTCGTGGCGAAGCCATTGCAACAGTAACGGCAACAGGGTCCGGCACTTCGTACGGGCGGACGGCCGAACTGGTAAGGACTGCCGAATCACCCGGTCACCTTCAAAAGCTTATGTTCACTGTAGTGCGCTATCTGGCAACCGTGGACCTGGTTCTCGCAGTGGTGCTCGTGGGAGTTGCCCTATGGAACAATTCCGACTTGCTCCCGCTCCTACCATTCCTGGTGGTGCTTGTGATCGCCACAGTGCCGGTCTCGATGCCGGCAAGCTTTACTGTCGCTAACGCGCTCGAAGCCCGCACGCTTGCGAAAGAAGGCGTTCTCATTACCGGATTGACGGCGATCCAGGAAGCAGCGACTATGGAGGTTCTCTGCGTGGACAAGACCGGCACGCTGACGCAGAACCGGCCGGAGATAGCCGCTATCATCCCCTTCCCGGGCGAACTTGAGGAAGAAGTCCTGGCCTATGCCGCTGCATGCTGCGACGAGGCGACCCAGAATCCTCTGGATATAGCGATCCTTCACGAATTAGAGCATCGATCGATACAGCCACTGAGCCGACATAGGATCGTTCCTTTCGACCCGGCGACCAAGCGTTCGGAGTCATACGTTAACCGCGATGGCCAAACCTTCCAGGTGATGCTTGGTTCTCCTCCGATCGTGGAACAGTTCGCCGACCCCCGGCCTGAATTCAAGGATCAAGTAGAAGAGCTGGCCGCCAGCGGGGCTCGCGTACTGGCGGTTGCGGCAGGCCCTGAAGGACATCTTTCACTTCGTGGGCTGGTGGCGCTGGCTGACCTGCCCAGAGAAGACGCTGCCGCCCTCGTAAAGGCTATCCAGGGCCTCGGGATCCGGGTACTTATGGTCACAGGCGACACTTCCGCTACAGCGCGGGCGGTGAGCCATAAAGTCAATCTCGGCGATCGCATCGGGGATTTGAATGTTGCCCTCAATAATCCGCTTGAGTACGACGGGTTCGCCAATGTTTATCCCGAAGATAAGTTCCGCATCGTGCAGGCTCTCCAAAAGCTTCACCTGACCACAGGCATGACAGGGGATGGCATAAACGACGCGCCGGCGCTCAAACAGGCGGAAGTCGGGATCGCTGTCAGTTCTGCCTCGGACGTCGCCAAGGCCTCCGCAAAAGTAGTCATGACCAGCCCCGGGCTCCAGGACATCGTCAAGATCATCTACGGTGGCCGCTATGTTTACCGCCGGATGCTAACATGGACCATCACGAAGATCGCGAGGACTGTCGAGCTTGCTGTTCTGCTGACCCTCGGGTATATTGCCACGGGCTTCTTTGTAACACCATTAAGCCTGATTATCATAATAATCGTTTTGAATGATATTGTGACGATCACCCTCGGAACTGATCGTGCATGGGCCTCTCCAGTACCTGAGCGATGGGATGTCAGAGATATTGCCAAAATTGCGGGCATACTTGCAGCCGGCTGGCTGGTCCTGGCGTTCTTCATCCTGTGGATAGGCCTGAACGTACTGAAACTCCCGGTCCCCCAGATCCAAACGCTCATGTTTGTCTACCTCATCTTTTCGGCACAAACAACGATTTACATAACCCGCGTTCGGGATCACTTGTGGTCGTTCCTGCCGAGCCGATACGTCATCGCGACCACGGTCGGCAATGTAGTCGTAGCATCGGCTCTCGCTATCCTGGGGATACTGATGGCTGCAGTTCCCGTTATTTATTTGATCGGTGTTCTCGGAGCCGTTCTTGCAGCAACATTCCTGCTCGATGAGGTTAAAATTTGGTTTTACCAAAGTACGGGTATTCTAGGGAAGGTTAAATAA